The following are from one region of the Jatrophihabitans telluris genome:
- a CDS encoding helix-turn-helix domain-containing protein, giving the protein MNVDELKDAAKLPTLTVGTIGDFIREQREQAQVSLRQLSKLAGVSNPYLSQIERGLRKPSAEILQQIAKGLRISAEQLYIRAGILENRIGDSEVVATILAEPMLTERQKSVLIEIYESFRRENAHGTEPTSEAEPAGGFAPPVRPAP; this is encoded by the coding sequence AACGTGGACGAGCTCAAGGACGCGGCCAAGTTGCCCACCCTGACGGTTGGCACGATCGGCGACTTCATCCGTGAGCAACGCGAGCAGGCTCAGGTATCGCTGCGCCAGCTGTCGAAGTTGGCCGGGGTATCGAACCCGTACCTGTCCCAGATCGAGCGGGGCCTGCGCAAGCCGAGTGCGGAGATCCTCCAGCAGATTGCGAAGGGGCTGCGGATTTCGGCCGAGCAGCTCTACATCCGCGCCGGCATCCTCGAGAACCGCATCGGTGACTCCGAGGTCGTGGCCACGATCTTGGCCGAGCCAATGCTCACCGAACGCCAGAAATCCGTTCTCATCGAAATCTACGAGTCGTTCCGCCGCGAGAACGCCCACGGGACGGAGCCGACGTCAGAAGCCGAACCAGCAGGCGGTTTTGCGCCGCCCGTTCGCCCTGCGCCCTGA
- a CDS encoding DUF2516 family protein gives MLAINHLEYWLLFVLSWAVVVLMVWAFADCASRKAPAFPAAGKLTKPAWMVITGISALVGILLALNGVGAALNILFYVGTTACAVYLADVRPAVREISGPSRW, from the coding sequence ATGCTGGCGATCAACCACCTCGAGTACTGGCTGCTCTTCGTCCTGAGCTGGGCTGTCGTGGTGCTGATGGTCTGGGCGTTCGCCGACTGTGCCTCTCGTAAGGCCCCCGCCTTTCCCGCCGCCGGAAAGTTGACCAAGCCTGCCTGGATGGTGATCACCGGGATCTCGGCCCTGGTCGGCATCCTGCTCGCCCTCAACGGGGTGGGTGCAGCGCTGAACATCCTGTTCTACGTGGGCACGACCGCCTGTGCGGTGTACCTCGCCGATGTCCGTCCCGCGGTCCGCGAGATCAGCGGTCCGTCGCGCTGGTAG
- a CDS encoding DUF962 domain-containing protein, with protein MAERPQFSNYREFFPYYVAMHSRAATRRLHFAGTVTGLSVAMIGLLTGRPRLLAAFPLIGYGTAWPAHWLIEKNNPASFGHPAWSLRGDLEMVGYMLRGRDRELTIIARDYLRAHPDQRTRANWPGGGLRLAA; from the coding sequence ATGGCCGAGCGACCGCAGTTCTCCAACTACCGCGAATTCTTCCCGTACTACGTGGCGATGCACTCGCGGGCCGCGACCCGACGGCTGCACTTCGCAGGCACGGTGACGGGTCTGTCGGTCGCCATGATCGGCCTGCTGACCGGACGTCCGAGACTGCTGGCCGCGTTTCCCCTGATCGGCTACGGCACCGCGTGGCCCGCGCACTGGCTCATCGAAAAGAACAATCCCGCCTCGTTCGGTCACCCGGCATGGTCGCTGCGCGGGGACCTCGAGATGGTAGGATACATGCTGCGCGGTCGCGACCGGGAACTGACGATCATCGCCCGTGACTACTTGCGGGCGCACCCGGACCAGCGCACGCGGGCGAACTGGCCGGGAGGCGGCCTCCGACTGGCCGCCTGA
- a CDS encoding DHA2 family efflux MFS transporter permease subunit — MLVLAICCMSLVIVGMDNTIVNVALPSIRTDLHASLSGLQWTIDAYTVVLASLLILSGSTADRLGRRRTFQTGLVLFTVGSLLCSAAPSLGWLVAFRMLQAVGGSMLNPVAMSIITNVFTDPRQRARAIGVWGGVIGISIGIGPVAGGLLTETIGWRSIFWINVPIGFAAFVLAAIFVPESKAPRARRLDPVGQVLVIVALLSVTYAIIEAPRRGWGSPLIWALFALAATATAVLIRYEPRREDPLIELRFFRSAPFAGATIIAVCAFGAFSGLLFLNTLYLQEVRGLSALQAGLFTLPLALMTLIFAPISGRIVGSRGPRLPLIVAGTAMAVGAFGLVRLSVHTSLLWLEAAYVIFGIGFGMVNAPITNTAVSGMPRAQAGVAAGVASTSRQVGSSLGVAVVGSVVSVGMSSAAISASSAMKSEFTGATHLAWWILAGLGLGVLAAGLCSTGAWARRTTARTAGLFADEGPEPRLAEARA; from the coding sequence ATGCTGGTGCTGGCCATCTGCTGCATGAGCCTGGTCATCGTCGGTATGGACAACACGATCGTCAACGTCGCGTTGCCCTCGATCCGTACCGATCTCCACGCGTCCCTGTCCGGCCTGCAGTGGACGATCGACGCCTACACGGTCGTGCTGGCGAGCCTGCTGATCCTGTCGGGTTCGACCGCCGATCGCCTCGGCCGCCGCCGCACCTTCCAGACCGGTCTGGTGCTCTTCACCGTCGGCTCGCTACTGTGCAGCGCGGCGCCGAGCCTGGGCTGGCTGGTCGCCTTCCGCATGCTGCAGGCCGTGGGCGGGTCGATGCTCAATCCGGTTGCCATGTCGATCATCACCAACGTGTTCACCGATCCGAGACAGCGGGCGCGGGCGATCGGGGTGTGGGGAGGTGTCATCGGCATCAGCATCGGGATCGGCCCGGTCGCCGGCGGCCTGCTGACCGAGACCATCGGATGGCGATCGATCTTCTGGATCAACGTCCCGATCGGGTTCGCGGCGTTCGTGCTGGCGGCGATCTTCGTCCCGGAGTCGAAGGCGCCACGGGCACGCCGTCTCGATCCGGTTGGCCAGGTGCTGGTCATCGTGGCGCTGTTGTCCGTGACGTACGCGATCATCGAAGCGCCTCGGCGCGGCTGGGGATCCCCGTTGATCTGGGCACTGTTCGCCCTTGCGGCCACCGCAACCGCAGTCTTGATCCGCTACGAGCCCCGGCGAGAGGACCCGCTGATCGAGCTTCGCTTCTTCCGCAGTGCCCCGTTCGCGGGTGCGACCATCATCGCGGTGTGCGCGTTCGGTGCGTTCAGTGGCCTGCTCTTTCTCAACACCCTGTATCTGCAGGAGGTTCGCGGTCTCAGCGCCCTCCAGGCGGGCCTGTTCACGCTGCCGCTGGCGCTCATGACCTTGATCTTCGCCCCGATTTCAGGGCGCATCGTGGGAAGCCGCGGTCCCCGGCTACCGCTGATCGTGGCGGGGACCGCGATGGCGGTCGGTGCCTTCGGCCTGGTCAGGCTGAGCGTTCACACGTCGCTGCTGTGGTTGGAGGCGGCCTACGTGATCTTCGGGATCGGCTTCGGCATGGTCAACGCCCCGATCACGAACACCGCCGTCTCGGGGATGCCGCGGGCCCAGGCCGGAGTGGCGGCGGGCGTGGCCTCGACCAGCCGGCAGGTCGGGAGCTCGTTGGGCGTGGCGGTGGTCGGTTCCGTGGTCAGCGTCGGGATGTCCTCGGCCGCGATCTCCGCCTCGTCGGCCATGAAGAGCGAATTCACCGGGGCGACCCACCTGGCCTGGTGGATCCTGGCTGGTCTTGGCCTCGGTGTGCTCGCGGCCGGGCTGTGCAGTACCGGTGCGTGGGCGCGACGGACAACGGCACGTACCGCCGGCCTGTTCGCCGATGAGGGGCCTGAGCCGCGGCTGGCCGAGGCTCGCGCATGA
- a CDS encoding MarR family winged helix-turn-helix transcriptional regulator: MTTPSPPAAESELAAATWAGLRSLVLDKHSRRTEITEALGMSFIRAKALRRLARGELSMRALAQEMATDASYTTLVVDDLCRRGFVTREPHPSDRRRKIVRITDDGRAAAAVADQILAEPPASLLDLSPADLAALNRIVGSLVEGR, from the coding sequence ATGACCACCCCTTCGCCTCCGGCGGCAGAATCGGAACTGGCGGCCGCAACGTGGGCCGGTCTGCGATCGCTCGTGCTCGACAAGCATTCGCGCAGGACGGAAATCACCGAGGCGCTCGGCATGAGCTTCATCCGAGCAAAGGCCCTGCGGCGGCTGGCCCGGGGCGAGCTGAGCATGCGGGCCCTGGCTCAGGAGATGGCAACCGATGCCTCGTACACGACCCTGGTCGTGGACGATCTGTGCCGGCGAGGGTTCGTCACCCGCGAGCCGCATCCTTCTGATCGCCGCCGAAAGATCGTTCGGATCACTGACGACGGTCGGGCCGCAGCCGCGGTGGCCGATCAGATCCTCGCCGAGCCGCCGGCCTCGCTGCTCGATCTGTCACCGGCCGATCTCGCCGCCCTCAACCGGATCGTCGGATCCCTGGTCGAGGGTCGCTGA
- a CDS encoding 5'-3' exonuclease yields the protein MSAEPSIILAVDGNSIVHRSFHALAATGLRSPDGRPMWAVRGLLSQLVTAAERVGPAAIVVGFDDPDSSRRRDRWPQYKAHRVDKLDSLVEQLRLAIEVLSELGLCVVVPDGLEADDVLASTAALARGLGARTVVMTSDRDSFALIDDNTSVLRIINGGVEASPMLTPERLVTLTGVRPDQYRDFAALRGDPSDNLPGVRGIGPKTAAKLLAALGSAHEAFEDLAAGGDRVRSAVGAGLTARLSEPASRQAWELNCQVMSFSADVAVPLTLESGPGVLPVPADTVRDVFARQQLPSTLPYALRALAHVEQAGPAPVVASERVWPDDRRTYWRGQRYGRLPAKPEPPKAEQLSLFG from the coding sequence GTGAGTGCTGAGCCATCGATCATCCTGGCTGTCGACGGCAACTCGATCGTGCACCGTAGCTTTCACGCGCTGGCCGCTACCGGGCTGCGGTCGCCCGATGGCCGGCCGATGTGGGCGGTCCGGGGGCTGCTCAGCCAGCTCGTCACCGCGGCCGAACGCGTGGGCCCGGCCGCCATCGTGGTGGGCTTCGATGATCCCGACTCCAGCCGGCGCCGGGATCGCTGGCCTCAGTACAAGGCCCACCGGGTCGACAAGCTCGACAGCCTGGTCGAACAGTTGCGGCTGGCGATCGAGGTCCTGAGCGAACTCGGCCTGTGCGTCGTGGTGCCTGACGGACTCGAGGCCGACGACGTGCTCGCCTCGACCGCCGCCCTCGCGCGCGGCCTCGGTGCGCGAACCGTGGTGATGACCTCCGACCGCGATTCCTTCGCCCTCATCGACGACAACACCAGCGTGCTGCGCATCATCAACGGCGGTGTGGAAGCCTCCCCGATGCTCACCCCGGAGCGGCTCGTGACGCTGACCGGCGTTCGTCCCGACCAATACCGCGACTTCGCCGCCTTGCGCGGCGATCCGTCCGACAACCTGCCCGGGGTGCGAGGCATCGGCCCGAAGACGGCAGCAAAACTGCTCGCCGCGCTCGGCAGCGCGCACGAGGCCTTCGAAGACCTTGCCGCCGGCGGTGACCGGGTGCGATCCGCGGTGGGCGCCGGGCTGACGGCCCGGTTGAGCGAGCCCGCGTCCCGGCAAGCCTGGGAGCTCAACTGCCAGGTGATGAGTTTCAGCGCGGACGTTGCGGTCCCGCTCACGTTGGAGTCCGGGCCCGGTGTGTTGCCCGTCCCCGCCGACACCGTGCGAGACGTGTTCGCCCGGCAACAGCTTCCTTCCACCCTGCCCTACGCCTTGAGAGCGCTGGCCCACGTCGAGCAGGCCGGCCCGGCGCCGGTCGTCGCGTCCGAGCGCGTCTGGCCGGACGACCGCAGGACCTACTGGCGGGGACAGCGCTACGGCCGCCTCCCGGCCAAGCCGGAGCCGCCGAAGGCCGAACAACTCAGCCTGTTCGGCTGA
- a CDS encoding RecQ family ATP-dependent DNA helicase, translating to MSSTDPDRDALRAEAQAHLEALAGPNATLRADQWQAIEALVADRRRALVVQRTGWGKSAVYFIASALLRARGAGPTVIVSPLLALMRNQIAAAERAGIRAATINSTNLEDWQATYEAVRAGTVDVLLLSPERLNNPAFRDEVLPSLAASCGLLVVDEAHCISDWGHDFRPDFRRLRTLLPELPLGVPVLATTATANSRVVDDVADVLGLGHADVLVLRGSLARESLRLGVLQLPDTPHRLAWLSERLRALPGSGIVYTLTVAGAGDVAQYLRQQGHAVSAYSGQTEQTERLAAEEDLVNNRVKALIATSALGMGFDKPDLGFVIHFGAPSSPIAYYQQIGRAGRGVDDAEVVLLPGPEDQAVWDYFASVGFPSESLVRRTLDILADHDAPVSTAALEPLVDLSRTRLESMLKVLDVDGAAERVRGGWRATGKPWDYDADRYAKVAAVRTAEQQSMRDYLSTTRCRMRFLREQLDDPFAEDCGRCDNCTGRPVAADTDPDAVTAAADVVSRPGVVIEARRQWPTALPSLGVNLKGKIAASEQPETGRAIARLTDLGHGQQLRSLLAEHSADGPVPDSLVSAAVRVLADWDWSQRPVAVVAIGSRRRPQLVGDYAARIAGIGRLPLLGTVEHLGNSSPARSNSAQRVLAVHDGYRLPAELAAALSGDFNGRPLLLVDDISDSGWTIAIVARLLRQAGAGQIYPLVLALAGAG from the coding sequence GTGAGTTCCACCGATCCCGACCGAGACGCCTTGCGAGCCGAAGCCCAGGCACACCTGGAAGCTTTGGCGGGCCCGAACGCAACGCTGCGCGCCGATCAGTGGCAGGCCATCGAGGCGTTGGTCGCCGACCGGCGCCGAGCCCTGGTCGTGCAGCGCACCGGATGGGGCAAGTCGGCCGTCTACTTCATCGCCTCCGCCCTGCTGCGGGCCCGGGGCGCGGGTCCGACGGTGATCGTCTCGCCGCTGCTGGCCTTGATGCGCAACCAGATCGCCGCCGCCGAACGGGCCGGTATCCGCGCGGCCACCATCAACTCGACCAACCTCGAAGACTGGCAGGCCACCTACGAGGCGGTGCGGGCCGGCACGGTCGACGTCCTGCTGCTGTCCCCCGAGCGGCTCAACAACCCCGCCTTCCGGGACGAGGTTCTGCCGTCTTTGGCGGCTTCCTGCGGGTTGCTGGTGGTCGACGAAGCCCACTGCATCAGCGATTGGGGCCACGACTTCCGGCCCGACTTCCGGCGACTGCGCACGCTGCTTCCCGAGTTGCCGCTCGGCGTGCCCGTACTGGCCACGACCGCGACCGCCAACTCCCGGGTGGTCGACGATGTGGCCGACGTCCTCGGGCTCGGTCACGCCGACGTCCTGGTGCTCAGGGGCAGCCTGGCCCGCGAGTCGCTGCGTCTGGGCGTCCTGCAACTGCCCGACACACCGCACCGCCTGGCCTGGCTGTCGGAGCGGCTGCGGGCCCTGCCGGGCTCGGGCATCGTGTACACCCTCACCGTTGCGGGCGCCGGCGACGTCGCGCAGTACCTGCGCCAGCAAGGGCACGCGGTCTCGGCCTACTCGGGCCAGACGGAACAGACCGAACGGCTCGCCGCCGAAGAGGACCTGGTCAACAACCGCGTCAAGGCCCTCATCGCCACCTCCGCTCTGGGCATGGGGTTCGACAAGCCGGACCTCGGCTTCGTCATCCACTTCGGGGCCCCGTCGTCACCGATCGCGTACTACCAGCAGATCGGCCGTGCCGGCCGGGGGGTGGACGACGCCGAGGTGGTCCTGCTGCCGGGTCCGGAAGACCAAGCGGTGTGGGACTACTTCGCCTCGGTCGGCTTCCCCTCGGAATCGCTGGTCCGCCGCACCCTCGACATCCTGGCCGACCACGACGCTCCGGTCAGCACCGCCGCGCTGGAGCCGCTTGTCGACCTGTCCCGCACGCGCCTGGAGTCGATGCTGAAGGTCCTCGACGTGGACGGGGCGGCCGAACGGGTCCGGGGCGGCTGGCGGGCCACCGGCAAGCCGTGGGACTACGACGCGGACCGCTACGCCAAGGTCGCCGCCGTCCGCACTGCTGAACAGCAGTCGATGCGGGACTACCTGTCCACCACCCGGTGCCGGATGCGCTTCCTGCGCGAACAGCTCGATGACCCGTTCGCCGAGGACTGCGGCCGCTGCGACAACTGCACCGGACGCCCGGTCGCCGCGGACACCGACCCCGACGCGGTGACCGCCGCGGCCGACGTGGTGAGCCGACCGGGAGTGGTCATCGAAGCCCGGCGGCAGTGGCCGACCGCGCTGCCGAGTCTGGGTGTGAACCTCAAGGGCAAGATCGCTGCGTCGGAGCAGCCCGAGACCGGCCGGGCCATCGCCCGTCTCACCGATCTCGGCCACGGGCAGCAGCTGCGCTCGTTGCTGGCCGAGCATTCAGCGGACGGGCCGGTTCCGGATTCTCTCGTCTCCGCGGCGGTGCGCGTGCTGGCCGACTGGGATTGGTCGCAACGACCGGTGGCGGTGGTCGCGATCGGCTCCCGGCGTCGCCCACAACTGGTCGGCGACTACGCCGCCCGCATCGCCGGGATCGGCCGGCTGCCGCTGCTGGGCACCGTCGAGCACCTCGGCAATTCTTCGCCCGCGCGCAGCAACAGCGCCCAACGGGTGCTGGCGGTTCACGACGGTTACCGGCTTCCCGCCGAGCTGGCGGCGGCGCTGTCCGGGGATTTCAACGGGCGGCCGTTGCTCCTGGTCGACGACATCAGCGACTCGGGCTGGACCATCGCGATCGTCGCGCGGCTGCTGCGCCAGGCCGGAGCGGGCCAGATCTATCCGTTGGTGCTCGCGCTGGCCGGGGCCGGATGA
- a CDS encoding Dyp-type peroxidase: MATAQFGIFAVGTSAHCFLEFSLKPGVDPQTLATAIADIEEPHTTVGGANLVTGLRPSLWSGLAPDDMPANTEDFAAPMVGPGRFTMPATQRDAWVWVSGAARDLVFDMSAAIIDQLHPVAEVATEVTGWSYRHSRDLTGFEDGTENPPLAEAGDVAVVPDTLPGAGASVVLVQQWVHHTNFWNNLPVAEQERVMGRTKLDSVELDDAVKPVDSHVARNVITDDSGQELHIFRRNVPYGTVTDHGTMFVGFSFDPPRMTRMLERMAGIEDGVRDALTRYTTPLTGAYYVVPSVESLRAFATPSQDD; encoded by the coding sequence GTGGCTACCGCGCAATTCGGCATCTTCGCCGTCGGGACGTCGGCACACTGCTTTCTCGAGTTCAGCCTGAAACCGGGGGTGGATCCGCAGACGCTGGCCACGGCGATCGCCGACATCGAGGAGCCGCACACCACGGTGGGCGGCGCGAACCTGGTCACCGGTCTGCGTCCCTCGCTCTGGTCGGGCCTGGCTCCGGACGACATGCCCGCCAACACCGAGGACTTCGCCGCGCCGATGGTCGGCCCGGGACGCTTCACGATGCCCGCGACCCAACGCGACGCCTGGGTCTGGGTGTCCGGGGCGGCTCGAGATCTCGTGTTCGACATGTCCGCGGCGATCATCGACCAGCTGCACCCGGTGGCCGAGGTGGCCACCGAGGTGACCGGGTGGTCCTACCGGCACAGTCGTGACCTCACCGGCTTCGAGGACGGCACCGAGAACCCGCCCCTGGCTGAGGCCGGCGACGTGGCCGTCGTGCCGGACACACTTCCCGGCGCCGGCGCCTCGGTGGTGCTGGTGCAGCAATGGGTTCACCACACCAACTTCTGGAACAACCTGCCGGTGGCCGAGCAGGAACGGGTGATGGGCCGGACGAAGCTGGATTCGGTCGAGCTCGACGACGCCGTCAAACCGGTGGACTCCCACGTCGCCCGCAACGTGATCACCGACGACAGCGGCCAGGAGCTGCACATCTTCCGGCGCAACGTGCCCTACGGCACGGTGACCGATCACGGCACGATGTTCGTCGGCTTCAGCTTCGACCCGCCGCGGATGACCCGGATGCTCGAGCGGATGGCCGGCATCGAGGACGGCGTCCGCGATGCCCTGACGCGGTACACCACCCCGCTGACGGGCGCCTACTACGTCGTCCCGTCCGTGGAGTCGTTGCGGGCCTTCGCGACACCGAGCCAGGACGACTGA
- a CDS encoding SDR family NAD(P)-dependent oxidoreductase, translating into MADRLDSTVALVTGASSGIGEATALELAAHGANVAIAARRRDRLDDLAERIRDVGVDALVLETDVTDEASVRAMVSETVARFGRLDTVVANAGVMLLGPVENAPVQEWERMIDLNLKGLLYTAHAALPHLLAAAESEPRNVTDLILISSVAGRVARLGNGVYTLTKHGVGAFAESLRQEVTKRHVRVSLIEPGAVATELASHNRPEILAATQARLAGVERLEAVDIAEAISFVVTRPRRVAVNEVLIRPTEQEG; encoded by the coding sequence ATGGCAGACAGACTTGACTCGACCGTCGCTCTCGTCACCGGCGCCAGTAGCGGAATCGGCGAGGCCACCGCCCTGGAACTGGCCGCGCACGGAGCAAACGTGGCGATCGCCGCACGGCGACGCGACCGGCTGGACGACCTCGCCGAGCGCATCCGGGATGTCGGCGTCGACGCCCTGGTGCTGGAGACCGACGTCACCGACGAGGCTTCCGTCCGCGCGATGGTCTCCGAGACGGTGGCGCGCTTCGGTCGTCTCGACACCGTGGTGGCCAACGCCGGCGTCATGCTCCTGGGGCCCGTCGAGAACGCCCCCGTCCAGGAGTGGGAGCGGATGATCGATCTCAACCTCAAGGGGCTGCTGTACACCGCCCACGCCGCGCTGCCGCACCTGCTCGCGGCGGCGGAGTCCGAGCCCCGCAACGTCACCGATCTGATCCTGATCAGCAGCGTCGCCGGGCGGGTCGCGCGACTGGGCAACGGTGTGTACACCCTCACCAAGCACGGCGTCGGCGCGTTCGCGGAGTCATTGCGCCAGGAGGTCACCAAGCGCCACGTCCGGGTCTCGCTCATCGAGCCGGGTGCGGTGGCGACCGAACTCGCCTCCCACAACCGTCCGGAGATCCTCGCCGCAACGCAGGCGCGGCTGGCAGGCGTGGAGCGGCTGGAGGCCGTGGACATCGCCGAGGCCATCAGCTTCGTCGTCACCCGGCCGCGCCGGGTTGCCGTCAACGAGGTGCTGATCCGGCCGACCGAGCAGGAGGGTTAG
- a CDS encoding potassium transporter Kup, translated as MTEVETEQPPNGDAVPEITHPASHGTGWLGLALGALGVVYGDIGTSPLYALQTVFSIDHGAVKPTPGDVYGVISLVFWSVTVVVSIKYVVFILRADNDGEGGVMALAALVRRALGANGRWTAALMALGVFGASLFYGDSVITPAISVLSAIEGLQVASPGLANAVLPLGIAILAILFAVQRWGTHRVGRLFGPVMVLWFLILAILGLPQIARHPGILKALSPTYVFTFIADHPYTAFIAMGAVVLAITGAEALYADMGHFGRPPIRRAWFAVVFPSLMLNYLGQGALILNRPSATTNPFYLMVPGWARIPMVALATMATVIASQAVISGAFSVSRQAVRLGFLPHLNVRHTSTVESGQIYVPAVNWLLFGGVLVLMVSFRSSARLATAYGVAVTGTLIITTLLFLVVARTLWKWAIWKILLAGVGFGGLELTYFSANLTKVLHGGWLPLLIAGSVFTVMMTWQRGREIVTLRRVALEGPLTDFVEKVNEHSIMRVPGTAVFPHPTKETTPLALRANVQHNGVLHEHVVIVSAQSENVPHVAPSEQLSIDNLHYADDGIVHVTVRYGFQDEQNLPDALRRVRSMDDDSELDIDPDQATYFLSRIMIQRGDGPGMSTWRKRIFIGLAHNAANPADYFGLPLDRTVIMGSHVDL; from the coding sequence ATGACCGAGGTGGAGACCGAGCAGCCCCCGAACGGGGACGCAGTCCCCGAGATCACCCATCCCGCCTCGCACGGGACCGGTTGGCTGGGCCTGGCGCTCGGTGCGCTCGGCGTCGTGTACGGCGACATCGGCACCAGCCCGCTCTACGCCCTGCAAACGGTGTTCTCGATCGACCACGGTGCGGTCAAGCCAACACCTGGCGATGTATACGGCGTGATCTCGCTGGTCTTCTGGTCGGTGACGGTGGTCGTCTCCATCAAGTACGTGGTGTTCATCCTGCGGGCCGACAACGACGGCGAGGGTGGCGTGATGGCCTTGGCCGCTCTGGTCCGTCGCGCGCTGGGAGCCAACGGTCGCTGGACGGCCGCACTGATGGCGCTGGGCGTGTTCGGCGCCTCGCTGTTCTACGGCGACAGCGTGATCACCCCGGCGATCTCGGTGCTGTCGGCGATCGAGGGGCTGCAGGTCGCCTCACCGGGACTGGCCAACGCCGTGTTGCCACTGGGGATTGCCATCCTGGCCATCCTGTTCGCCGTTCAGCGCTGGGGGACCCACCGGGTCGGACGATTGTTCGGACCGGTCATGGTGCTGTGGTTTCTGATCCTGGCGATCCTCGGTCTGCCCCAGATCGCGCGGCATCCCGGAATTCTCAAGGCCCTGTCGCCGACCTACGTCTTCACCTTCATCGCCGACCATCCCTATACCGCCTTCATCGCGATGGGGGCGGTCGTGCTGGCCATCACCGGGGCCGAGGCGCTCTACGCCGACATGGGCCATTTCGGCCGGCCGCCGATCCGGCGCGCGTGGTTCGCCGTGGTGTTCCCGTCGTTGATGCTGAACTACCTCGGCCAGGGCGCCCTGATCCTGAACCGCCCGTCCGCCACGACGAATCCGTTCTACCTGATGGTGCCGGGCTGGGCACGGATCCCGATGGTCGCGCTGGCCACGATGGCCACGGTCATCGCGTCCCAGGCGGTCATCTCCGGCGCGTTCTCGGTGTCGCGCCAGGCCGTCCGGCTGGGTTTCCTGCCGCACCTGAACGTGCGTCACACATCGACGGTGGAAAGCGGGCAGATCTACGTCCCCGCGGTCAATTGGCTGCTCTTCGGCGGGGTTCTTGTCCTCATGGTCAGCTTCCGGTCCTCTGCCCGGCTGGCCACGGCGTACGGGGTTGCGGTCACGGGCACGCTGATCATCACCACGTTGTTGTTCCTGGTCGTGGCCCGCACGCTCTGGAAGTGGGCGATCTGGAAGATCCTGCTCGCCGGGGTGGGCTTCGGTGGTCTGGAACTGACCTACTTCTCCGCGAACCTCACCAAGGTGCTGCACGGCGGCTGGCTGCCGCTGCTCATCGCCGGATCGGTGTTCACGGTCATGATGACCTGGCAGCGGGGCCGGGAGATCGTCACGCTGCGCCGCGTGGCGCTGGAGGGCCCGCTCACCGATTTCGTGGAGAAGGTCAACGAGCACTCGATCATGCGGGTCCCGGGAACGGCAGTGTTCCCGCACCCCACGAAGGAGACGACTCCCCTGGCGCTACGGGCCAATGTGCAGCACAACGGCGTCCTGCACGAGCACGTCGTGATCGTCTCGGCCCAGTCGGAGAACGTGCCCCACGTCGCTCCCTCGGAGCAGTTGAGCATCGACAACCTGCACTACGCCGACGACGGAATCGTCCACGTGACCGTTCGATACGGCTTCCAGGACGAGCAGAACCTGCCCGATGCACTCCGGCGCGTGCGGTCGATGGATGACGACAGCGAACTGGACATCGATCCCGACCAGGCCACGTACTTCCTGTCGCGCATCATGATCCAGCGGGGCGACGGTCCCGGGATGAGCACCTGGCGGAAGCGGATCTTCATCGGCCTCGCCCACAACGCGGCGAACCCGGCCGACTATTTCGGACTACCGCTGGACCGCACGGTGATCATGGGGTCGCACGTCGACCTGTGA